One window from the genome of Syntrophobacterales bacterium encodes:
- the hcp gene encoding hydroxylamine reductase, which yields MFCFQCQETAKNSGCTIKGVCGKPEETADLQYSLIFVLKGMAVYGEKLKELGASDRTNSVFIAQGLFSTITNAGWDNERFVALIREALRRRNQMKEKFLAAWKAKNGSDFAGALPEAATWSAADEAAFIEKGKTVGALATANEDVRSLRELLTIGLKGVAAYAEHAAVLGFHKDEIDDFIMEALASTTKDLSVDEMVGLVMKAGETAVATMALLDEANTTAYGNPEITSVNIGVRGNPGILISGHDLKDMEELLKQTENTGVDVYTHGEMLPANYYPAFKKYSHFVGNYGSSWWHQNEEFESFNGPILLTTNCLIPVRKENTYLDRLFTTGVPSYPGAKHVPDRPRGGAKDFSELIALAKKCAAPKELETGVIVGGFAHNQVLALADKVIAAVKSGAVKRFVVMAGCDGRQKSRGYYTEVAEQLPEDTIILTAGCAKYRYNKLNLGDIGGIPRVLDAGQCNDSYSLAVIALKLKEVFGLADINDLPISYDIAWYEQKAVAVLLALLFLGVKGIRLGPTLPAFLSPAVVNVLVEKFNIKPIGSVQDDIAAMMAGK from the coding sequence ATGTTTTGTTTTCAATGTCAGGAGACGGCAAAAAACAGCGGCTGCACGATCAAGGGGGTTTGCGGAAAACCGGAGGAAACTGCCGACTTGCAGTATTCATTGATATTTGTATTGAAGGGGATGGCGGTTTATGGGGAAAAGCTCAAGGAGTTGGGCGCCTCGGACCGGACTAACAGTGTTTTTATCGCTCAGGGACTGTTTTCCACCATCACCAACGCCGGTTGGGATAACGAGCGCTTTGTCGCCCTGATCCGGGAGGCCCTCCGCCGCCGGAATCAGATGAAAGAGAAATTCCTTGCCGCCTGGAAGGCCAAAAACGGCAGTGATTTTGCCGGAGCGCTGCCCGAAGCGGCGACCTGGAGCGCCGCCGACGAAGCCGCCTTTATCGAAAAGGGCAAAACCGTCGGGGCGTTGGCGACCGCAAACGAGGACGTCCGTTCCCTGAGAGAACTCTTGACAATCGGGCTCAAAGGCGTGGCCGCTTATGCCGAACATGCCGCGGTGCTTGGTTTTCACAAGGACGAAATTGACGACTTCATCATGGAGGCGCTCGCCTCGACCACCAAAGATCTGTCGGTGGATGAGATGGTCGGCCTGGTCATGAAGGCCGGCGAAACCGCCGTCGCCACGATGGCGCTTTTGGACGAGGCCAATACCACCGCTTACGGCAATCCGGAAATCACCAGCGTCAATATCGGCGTTCGCGGAAACCCCGGCATCCTGATCAGCGGCCACGACCTGAAGGACATGGAAGAGCTGCTCAAGCAGACTGAAAACACCGGCGTGGATGTCTATACCCACGGGGAGATGCTCCCGGCCAACTACTACCCGGCCTTCAAAAAATACAGTCATTTCGTCGGCAATTACGGAAGTTCCTGGTGGCATCAGAACGAGGAATTCGAGTCTTTCAACGGACCGATCCTGCTTACCACCAACTGCCTCATTCCAGTAAGAAAAGAAAATACCTATCTTGACCGGCTGTTTACGACCGGCGTTCCCAGCTATCCCGGGGCAAAGCACGTTCCCGATCGCCCCCGGGGAGGCGCGAAGGATTTTTCTGAGCTGATCGCCCTTGCCAAAAAGTGCGCCGCGCCGAAGGAACTGGAAACCGGCGTGATCGTCGGCGGCTTTGCCCACAATCAGGTGCTGGCCCTGGCCGACAAGGTCATCGCCGCGGTCAAATCGGGGGCGGTCAAGCGCTTTGTCGTGATGGCCGGCTGCGACGGCCGACAGAAGTCACGCGGCTACTACACCGAGGTTGCCGAACAGCTTCCTGAAGACACCATCATCCTCACGGCGGGCTGCGCGAAATACCGCTACAACAAGCTCAACCTCGGCGACATCGGCGGGATTCCCCGCGTCCTCGACGCCGGTCAGTGCAACGATTCCTATTCACTGGCCGTCATCGCCCTGAAACTCAAAGAGGTCTTCGGACTGGCCGACATCAACGACCTGCCGATCTCCTATGACATCGCCTGGTATGAACAGAAGGCGGTAGCCGTTCTGCTCGCCCTGCTCTTCCTCGGCGTGAAGGGCATCCGCCTTGGGCCGACGCTGCCGGCCTTTCTCTCTCCGGCTGTAGTCAACGTTCTTGTCGAGAAGTTCAACATCAAACCGATTGGTTCCGTCCAGGATGACATAGCGGCAATGATGGCCGGCAAATAA
- a CDS encoding DUF1858 domain-containing protein, which yields MKINDLLKQNPQATNVFIRRMMLCVGCPAAGFHTLEDAAKLYGYKLDDLAREINGDRDTQEP from the coding sequence ATGAAGATCAACGATCTGCTTAAACAAAATCCGCAGGCAACAAATGTCTTTATACGACGGATGATGCTCTGCGTTGGCTGCCCGGCGGCGGGATTTCACACCCTGGAAGACGCTGCGAAACTATACGGATATAAGCTGGACGACCTCGCGCGCGAGATTAACGGGGACCGGGACACACAGGAACCGTAG